A single genomic interval of Methanobacterium sp. harbors:
- a CDS encoding amino acid-binding protein, with amino-acid sequence MWDKIKHKFEKYPARIDVARKIIAYGLRVGEKGKIYCGDIEINDVAIARATNVDRRSIKATVDTILEDPQLSKIFSNIIPAGPLVKNIARDLGFGVVEIEADAGNPGIIASATNLIASNRINIRQVHAGDPEFEENPRLTIITEKPVGGNLLNEFLKIEGVRKVSIY; translated from the coding sequence ATGTGGGATAAAATCAAACATAAATTTGAAAAATACCCCGCCCGCATAGACGTGGCACGTAAAATAATTGCATATGGACTTCGTGTGGGAGAAAAAGGTAAAATATACTGTGGAGACATAGAAATAAACGATGTAGCTATTGCAAGAGCAACAAATGTTGATAGAAGAAGCATCAAAGCCACAGTGGATACAATACTTGAAGACCCACAATTATCTAAAATATTTTCAAATATTATTCCTGCAGGACCGCTTGTTAAAAATATAGCCAGAGATCTGGGATTTGGAGTTGTGGAAATTGAAGCAGACGCCGGAAACCCGGGAATAATTGCCAGTGCTACGAATTTAATTGCAAGTAACAGGATAAACATCAGACAGGTACATGCAGGAGACCCTGAATTTGAAGAAAACCCTCGTCTTACTATAATAACAGAAAAACCAGTTGGAGGTAACCTTTTAAATGAATTTTTAAAAATCGAGGGTGTGAGAAAGGTTTCTATTTATTAG
- a CDS encoding RNA-guided endonuclease TnpB family protein, which produces MKYSRKVRGDILTATISRNNSNQYFVSFNVKNSPVKALKKTNQKVGIDLGLKNLATFSNGFKTGKIHLKEVDNKIRRYNQIISKRVKNGCNWLKAKTKLNQLYQKKKNIINDFLHKTTTRIVHEFDKIYVGNVNNQLGLKNKYLARTTADQHWFEFKRQLQYKSDWYDKHFKVVNEKYTSKTCSNCGYVTEVWDLNIRRWICPDCGCDHDRDVNAAYNMKTLNDKQRHSRFFLTVGTTGIAFGKTNNQLVD; this is translated from the coding sequence ATGAAGTACAGTAGAAAAGTTCGTGGAGATATATTAACTGCAACTATCAGCAGGAACAACTCTAACCAGTACTTCGTAAGTTTTAATGTTAAAAACAGTCCTGTTAAGGCTTTAAAAAAGACTAATCAAAAAGTAGGTATCGATTTAGGATTAAAGAATTTAGCAACATTTAGTAACGGCTTTAAAACAGGTAAAATACATTTAAAAGAGGTTGACAACAAAATAAGGAGATATAATCAAATCATAAGTAAAAGAGTTAAGAATGGGTGTAATTGGCTGAAAGCGAAAACCAAGCTTAACCAGTTATACCAGAAGAAAAAAAATATAATAAATGATTTTCTACATAAAACAACAACACGAATAGTACATGAATTTGATAAAATCTATGTTGGAAATGTAAATAACCAATTGGGATTGAAAAATAAGTATTTAGCAAGAACTACAGCAGATCAACACTGGTTTGAATTCAAGCGACAACTACAATATAAGTCTGATTGGTATGATAAACATTTTAAAGTTGTTAATGAAAAATACACTTCTAAAACTTGCAGTAATTGTGGATATGTTACAGAAGTTTGGGATTTGAATATTCGCAGATGGATATGCCCTGATTGTGGTTGTGATCATGATAGGGATGTTAATGCTGCATATAATATGAAAACCTTGAATGACAAACAACGTCATTCAAGGTTTTTTCTAACCGTGGGAACTACGGGGATTGCCTTTGGTAAAACCAACAATCAGTTGGTGGATTAG
- a CDS encoding helix-turn-helix domain-containing protein, which translates to MKTVTKSYKYRIYPNKEQQDILEFNMGCARFVFNHVKVMYEVYRKQAAEYGLKPVYANRKLFNNILNDLKKHHPFLKEANSTALQKAYDDLISAYKMVGKANHGWVKFKSRKNPVQSFRTLNAKIVEGN; encoded by the coding sequence ATGAAAACCGTGACCAAATCCTATAAATATAGAATATATCCAAATAAAGAGCAGCAGGATATATTAGAATTTAATATGGGCTGTGCACGCTTTGTTTTTAACCATGTTAAAGTCATGTATGAAGTATATAGAAAACAGGCAGCGGAATATGGTTTAAAACCAGTATATGCAAACAGAAAACTGTTTAATAACATATTAAATGATTTAAAGAAGCATCATCCATTTTTAAAAGAAGCTAACAGCACAGCCCTTCAAAAAGCATATGATGACCTTATTTCTGCCTATAAAATGGTGGGTAAAGCTAATCATGGGTGGGTGAAATTTAAATCCCGTAAAAATCCTGTGCAATCGTTCAGAACTTTAAACGCTAAAATAGTGGAGGGAAACTAA
- a CDS encoding anthranilate synthase component I, with protein sequence MNVFGDIELKKPQSMRLDFDSPFELFKNIYRNYESAYLLESMESDSGLSRFSVLGFKPAAILKARGNILEIEKNGVKELIETNNPFDEIKKLKINKTIEKGFSAGLVGYVSYEAAGYFENMNFPESSYPEFQFGLFLDSIVFDRL encoded by the coding sequence GTGAATGTTTTTGGCGATATTGAATTAAAAAAACCCCAAAGCATGAGATTAGACTTTGATTCCCCATTTGAACTATTTAAAAATATTTACCGGAATTATGAAAGTGCATATCTGCTTGAATCAATGGAAAGTGACAGCGGCCTTTCCAGGTTTTCTGTACTTGGCTTTAAGCCAGCAGCAATCTTAAAAGCACGTGGAAATATATTAGAAATAGAAAAAAATGGAGTAAAAGAACTAATAGAAACAAATAATCCATTTGATGAAATAAAAAAACTCAAAATCAATAAAACAATCGAAAAAGGATTTAGCGCAGGTTTAGTAGGTTACGTTTCCTACGAGGCAGCAGGATACTTTGAAAATATGAACTTTCCAGAGTCCAGCTATCCTGAATTCCAGTTTGGATTATTTTTAGATTCTATAGTATTTGACAGATTAA